A single region of the Brachypodium distachyon strain Bd21 chromosome 3, Brachypodium_distachyon_v3.0, whole genome shotgun sequence genome encodes:
- the LOC100837080 gene encoding cyclin-B1-2 gives MASGGMTKKEIGESHDVLRFGVNDSVRGDLAPPHPLQATIQSETKFWDDKKKFGTEAIYGSAFNIRKDLDAQILSRFQRPPGALPSSMLGYEAMTGSLDDFGFEDYLNMPQESDSLRIPDMHHGMEVRLGLSKGPICPSFN, from the exons ATGGCGAGCGGCGGCATGACGAAGAAGGAGATCGGCGAGAGCCACGACGTGCTCCGATTCGGCGTCAACGACAGCGTCAGGGGCgacctcgcgccgccgcacccgcTCCAGGCCACCATCCAATCG GAGACCAAGTTCTGGGACGACAAGAAGAAGTTTGGGACGGAAGCCATCTACGGATCCGCCTTCAACATCCGCAAGGATCTCGACGCCCAAATCCTCTCCAG GTTCCAGAGGCCCCCAGGTGCATTACCATCATCTATGCTAGGATATGAGGCAATGACAGGTTCCTTGGATGATTTTGGATTTGAAGACTATCTTAACA TGCCCCAAGAATCTGACAGCCTTCGTATACCGGACATGCACCACGGGATGGAGGTTCGCCTTGGTCTGTCGAAAGGACCTATTTGCCCTAGTTTCAATTGA
- the LOC100837386 gene encoding heparanase-like protein 3, producing MAAGLLLQVVGFCVWAVFSLGGSSATVSSTSAAAAAAGGALVVVDARSAIAETEQAFVCATLDWWPPEKCDYGTCAWGLASLLNLNLNNKILLNAVKAFSPLKLRLGGSLQDVLVYGTGDGPEPCTPFTFNSSVMFSFSQGCLPMHRWDELNAFFKKSGAQIIFGLNALNGRVPMPDGSLGGPWNYTNAASFIRYTVSKGYDIHGWELGNELSGSGVGARVGADQYAADVITLHQIIDKTYQGPKPLVIAPGGFFDAAWFNELVSKTKPNQMDVITHHIYNLGPGVDTHLIEKILDPSYLDGEASTFSNLQGILKSAGTSTVAWVGESGGAYNSGHHLVTDAFVFSFWYLDQLGMSAKYDTKSYCRQTLVGGNYGLLNTTTFEPNPDYYSALLWHRLMGTKVLSTTFNGTNKIRAYTHCARDTEGITLLLINLSGNDTNHIYVTSEGAHLYSAKKENRRFAHVPGLGEVAEFKRQEYHLTPKDGNLQSQHMLLNGNLLATDANGDIPKLEPVQVEGSQPITVGPYSIVFAHIPSFYAPACM from the exons ATGGCGgcggggctgctgctgcaggtggTCGGGTTCTGCGTCTGGGCCGTCTTCTCCCTCGgcggctcctccgccaccgTCAGCAgcacgagcgccgccgccgccgccgccggtggggctttggtggtggtggacgcCCGGTCCGCCATTGCTGAGACGGAGCAGGCCTTCGTCTGCGCCACATTGGACTGGTGGCCGCCGGAGAAGTGCGACTACGGCACCTGCGCCTGGGgcctcgcctccctcctcaACCTG AATCTTAACAACAAAATCCTGCTGAACGCCGTGAAAG CATTTTCCCCTCTCAAGCTCCGGCTCGGCGGCTCCTTGCAAGATGTCTTGGTCTACGGCACCGGCGATGGTCCGGAACCGTGCACTCCGTTCACCTTCAACTCGTCGGTGATGTTCAGTTTTTCGCAGGGCTGCCTGCCGATGCACAGATGGGACGAGCTCAATGCATTCTTCAAGAAATCTGG TGCACAAATTATATTTGGGTTGAATGCCCTGAATGGCCGGGTTCCAATGCCTGATGGCTCTCTAGGAGGGCCATGGAATTACACCAATGCAGCTTCCTTCATCCGCTACACTGTCAGCAAGGGATATGATATCCACGGCTGGGAGCTAG GAAATGAGCTCAGTGGCAGTGGAGTTGGAGCGCGAGTCGGGGCAGATCAATATGCTGCAGATGTGATCACCCTGCACCAAATCATTGACAAAACCTATCAAGGACCCAAGCCTCTGGTAATCGCACCAGGAGGCTTCTTCGACGCAGCTTGGTTCAACGAGCTAGTTAGCAAAACAAAGCCAAACCAAATGGATGTCATAACTCACCATATCTACAATTTGGGCCCTG GTGTTGACACGCATCTGATTGAGAAAATTCTCGACCCGTCTTACCTTGATGGCGAGGCAAGCACGTTCAGCAATCTTCAGGGGATACTGAAGTCTGCGGGGACATCTACCGTAGCATGGGTCGGTGAATCTGGAGGGGCTTACAACAGTGGTCACCACCTTGTAACTGATGCATTTGTGTTCAGCTTCTG GTACCTGGATCAGCTTGGAATGTCAGCAAAGTATGACACAAAGAGTTACTGCAGGCAAACCTTGGTTGGAGGGAACTACGGCCTGCTCAACACTACAACATTTGAACCAAATCCTGATTACTACAG TGCTTTACTATGGCATCGTCTCATGGGAACCAAGGTTCTTTCGACAACATTCAACGGCACGAACAAGATCCGTGCTTATACACATTGCGCAAGAGATACG GAAGGGATTACCCTACTCCTGATCAACCTCAGTGGCAACGATACAAACCATATCTATGTGACGAGCGAGGGTGCGCATCTCTACAGTGCAAAGAAGGAGAATAGAAGGTTTGCCCATGTCCCGGGGCTCGGCGAAGTAGCTGAGTTCAAAAGACAGGAATACCACCTTACCCCCAAAGACGGGAACCTGCAGAGCCAACATATGCTGCTCAATGGCAATCTGCTGGCTACTGATGCCAATGGGGACATCCCCAAGCTGGAGCCCGTGCAGGTGGAGGGATCGCAGCCCATAACCGTGGGCCCTTACTCCATTGTGTTTGCTCACATCCCCAGCTTCTATGCTCCTGCCTGCATGTAG
- the LOC100829921 gene encoding BTB/POZ and MATH domain-containing protein 2, with amino-acid sequence MSSSGAHQAGGQSSRSASPITADWSSGHLHLKIHGYSGTTNLPTGQFSSDYFSLGGHRWRVDYYPNGVRADVADYISLCLVLAQDAPPPVKVQCELSLVSESGEEHVVPPVAWAWVDTFFSPYGRLCCSRFVRRAVLEASKHLGPDGSLTIRCDVIKKFAPEEIAAFVPVHPSDLARNLGELLETGKGADVVFEVGGKTFAAHRCVLAALSSVFAAELFGPMKESNTAPGVVRIPDMDPEVFKALLHFAYTGSLPEIPKERESMAFQHLLVAADRYKMERLKLICEQKLCEHIDRDTVASIFAVAGQHHCAGLKKACFRFVDCPENLVALLGSDSFKHLIRSCPDLVSELVELVAKAMKP; translated from the coding sequence ATGTCGTCCTCCGGTGCTCATCAGGCCGGCGGCCAGTCGTCCAGGTCCGCCTCCCCCATCACCGCCGATTGGTCGAGCGGGCACCTCCACCTCAAGATCCACGGCTACTCCGGCACCACGAACCTCCCCACCGGGCAGTTCAGCTCCGACTATTTCTCCCTCGGCGGCCACCGCTGGCGCGTCGATTACTACCCCAACGGCGTCCGCGCCGACGTCGCGGACTACATCTCCCTCTGCCTAGTCCTCGCTCAGgacgccccgccgccggtgaAGGTGCAGTGCGAGCTTAGCCTCGTCAGCGAGTCGGGGGAGGAGCACGTCGTGCCGCCGGTGGCGTGGGCGTGGGTCGacaccttcttctccccctACGGCCGTCTGTGCTGCTCCAGGTTCGTCAGGAGGGCGGTTCTGGAGGCCTCCAAGCATCTCGGGCCGGACGGTTCGCTCACCATCCGCTGCGACGTCATCAAGAAGTTCGCCCCGGAGGAGATCGCCGCCTTTGTCCCCGTGCATCCCAGCGACCTGGCCCGGAACCTGGGCGAGCTCCTCGAGACAGGGAAGGGCGCCGACGTGGTGTTCGAGGTCGGCGGCAAGACCTTCGCAGCGCACCGGTGCGTGCTCGCAGCCCTTTCGTCGGTATTCGCCGCCGAGCTCTTCGGGCCGATGAAGGAGAGCAACACCGCCCCCGGTGTCGTGCGCATACCAGACATGGATCCAGAGGTGTTCAAGGCATTGCTCCATTTCGCCTACACTGGCTCGTTGCCGGAGATCCCAAAGGAACGCGAAAGCATGGCGTTCCAGCATCTGCTTGTCGCCGCGGACAGGTACAAGATGGAGCGTCTGAAGCTGATCTGCGAGCAGAAGCTATGCGAGCACATTGACAGGGACACCGTGGCCAGCATCTTTGCCGTGGCCGGGCAGCACCACTGTGCTGGGCTGAAGAAGGCATGCTTTCGTTTTGTAGACTGTCCGGAGAATCTGGTGGCACTCCTCGGCAGCGACAGCTTCAAGCATCTGATCAGGAGCTGCCCTGATCTTGTGTCCGAGCTCGTTGAGCTCGTCGCCAAGGCCATGAAGCCTTAG